One genomic window of Arthrobacter sp. KBS0703 includes the following:
- a CDS encoding FadR/GntR family transcriptional regulator, producing the protein MGRRTLVDDLVDGLLDDVLDGRLKPHDALPPEADIAKAYEVSRLTVREALKVLRAQNILYVKAGRGTFVNPTDNWTGLDAIIKAASHGNAADQVSRGLIEVRRMVETGAAALAAKRHTPEHAEEMRKYVADMKRHHESGDLDGFVLADIAFHDTVLKASGNPFVRALLAQLGQSLYLARRETSAIKEIQRHAIAFHQRVLDSILTGDSELARRAMDEHMDQTFEDYERYVYGPKS; encoded by the coding sequence ATGGGTCGCAGGACACTTGTTGACGACCTCGTTGACGGCCTGCTGGACGACGTCCTTGACGGGCGGCTGAAGCCCCACGACGCCCTGCCCCCGGAAGCCGACATCGCCAAGGCCTACGAAGTCAGCAGGCTGACCGTCCGCGAGGCACTCAAAGTGCTGCGGGCGCAGAACATCCTGTATGTCAAAGCCGGGCGCGGAACGTTCGTGAACCCCACGGACAACTGGACCGGCCTTGACGCGATCATCAAGGCGGCCTCGCACGGCAATGCCGCGGACCAGGTTTCGCGGGGCCTGATTGAAGTGCGGCGCATGGTGGAGACCGGCGCCGCCGCTCTCGCCGCCAAGCGCCACACTCCCGAGCACGCCGAGGAGATGCGGAAGTACGTTGCGGACATGAAGCGGCACCACGAGTCCGGGGACCTGGACGGTTTCGTGCTGGCGGACATCGCCTTCCACGACACGGTCCTGAAGGCTTCCGGCAACCCCTTCGTCCGCGCCCTCCTGGCCCAGCTGGGACAGTCGCTGTACCTGGCGCGGCGGGAGACCTCCGCCATCAAGGAAATCCAGCGGCACGCCATCGCCTTCCATCAGCGTGTGCTCGACAGCATCCTGACCGGGGACTCCGAACTGGCGCGCCGGGCCATGGATGAGCACATGGACCAGACATTTGAGGACTACGAGCGCTACGTTTACGGGCCCAAGTCCTGA
- a CDS encoding SRPBCC family protein: MNNRYLVSRDRFIAASPEEIFEVLATPALHSEIDGSDTVRGAQPSGPERLGPGARFGMEMNVKVDYKILNTVTEFEEGRRIGWRHFYGHVWRYLLEPATDGTGTPGTRVTEQWDARQVRGKLFLRLVGYLRRHPANIERTLGRLDAYVTGSRANG; the protein is encoded by the coding sequence ATGAACAACCGCTACCTCGTGTCCAGGGACCGTTTCATTGCCGCCTCGCCGGAAGAGATTTTCGAGGTCCTGGCCACGCCGGCCCTCCACAGCGAAATCGACGGCTCGGACACCGTGAGGGGCGCCCAGCCCAGCGGACCAGAGAGGCTGGGGCCGGGGGCCAGGTTCGGCATGGAGATGAACGTCAAGGTGGACTACAAGATCCTCAACACTGTGACCGAGTTTGAGGAAGGCCGCCGAATCGGCTGGCGGCACTTTTACGGCCATGTCTGGCGCTACCTGCTGGAACCGGCCACGGACGGCACGGGGACCCCGGGTACGCGGGTGACGGAACAGTGGGACGCCCGGCAGGTCCGCGGCAAGCTCTTCCTCCGGCTGGTGGGCTACCTCCGGCGCCACCCGGCGAACATCGAAAGGACCCTCGGGCGGCTGGACGCCTATGTTACGGGCTCCCGTGCCAACGGCTGA
- a CDS encoding gamma-glutamyl-gamma-aminobutyrate hydrolase family protein: MQTSSSAGVRRPRIGIPVRLSSSADPDPRVAEANDLFDYIVDLVRDGGGEPVLLTPQLLGGGTRDGGRGAVSPGALDGVVLPGGGDLDPRLYGEEPGGACYDVSPEQDRLDIAVARQAIEAGLPLLGICRGHQLLNVLYGGTLIQDMAPGAVPHRDSPADGGGLWAWHDVTITQGSKVARLYGAVTDPVSGSTGASSVKIASGHHQAVAHVAPGLVVTAVADDGTVEALEDPDRWVASVQWHPEAVELPEAQRLAPFRAFVDVCRG; this comes from the coding sequence ATGCAGACTTCATCGTCAGCCGGTGTCCGGCGTCCGCGCATCGGCATTCCCGTCCGGCTCAGCAGCTCAGCCGACCCCGACCCCCGGGTGGCCGAGGCCAACGACCTGTTCGATTACATTGTTGACCTGGTGCGCGACGGCGGCGGGGAACCGGTGCTGCTCACTCCCCAACTGCTTGGCGGCGGAACGCGCGACGGCGGACGCGGCGCCGTGTCGCCCGGGGCGCTTGATGGCGTCGTCCTTCCCGGCGGCGGCGACCTTGACCCCCGGCTGTACGGCGAGGAACCGGGCGGCGCCTGCTACGACGTCAGCCCGGAACAGGACCGGCTGGACATTGCGGTGGCGCGGCAGGCGATCGAGGCGGGACTCCCCCTGCTGGGGATCTGCCGCGGACACCAGCTGCTCAACGTCCTGTACGGCGGCACGCTCATCCAGGACATGGCACCGGGAGCCGTGCCCCACCGCGACAGCCCCGCTGACGGCGGCGGGCTGTGGGCCTGGCACGACGTCACCATCACGCAAGGATCCAAGGTGGCGCGGCTGTACGGCGCGGTCACGGATCCGGTGTCCGGAAGCACCGGGGCCAGCAGCGTGAAGATCGCTTCCGGACACCACCAGGCCGTGGCGCACGTGGCGCCCGGCCTGGTGGTGACTGCAGTCGCGGATGACGGAACAGTGGAGGCCCTCGAGGATCCCGACCGGTGGGTGGCTTCGGTCCAGTGGCACCCCGAGGCAGTCGAACTGCCGGAGGCCCAGCGGCTGGCGCCGTTCCGGGCCTTCGTGGACGTGTGCCGCGGGTAA
- a CDS encoding Gfo/Idh/MocA family oxidoreductase, translating to MKDITLGLVGVGRIGVMHARNITSLNSVLHAQGIKVRLRLTDVAADHARTVADSLSAEFLPSVEELIGSGIDGLVIATGTGTHPELIRAGVDAGIPVFCEKPVAMNVADSLPVLEYIRANRGTVQIGHQRRFDAGYLEAKRAFEAGELGWIHSLRAVTCDMAPPPVEFLATSGGLFRDCSVHDFDILRWLTGREIVEVYAKGSNNGDPAIGAVGDVDTALAFVTFDDGTLGSVGASRYNGAGHDVRLEIQGSAGSLMVGLDENSALTSAEAGIAFPSGESHKTFAERFDQAYRSEMAAFVELVLGRRQNPCTPEDAVAASRVADAAQESLETGLPVRLAAAIAI from the coding sequence ATGAAGGACATAACGCTTGGACTGGTCGGCGTAGGCCGCATCGGCGTGATGCACGCCCGCAACATCACATCGCTGAACAGCGTGCTCCACGCGCAGGGGATCAAGGTGCGGCTCCGGCTGACGGATGTCGCGGCGGATCACGCCCGCACCGTAGCCGATAGTCTGAGCGCCGAGTTCCTGCCGTCGGTGGAGGAGCTGATCGGATCCGGGATCGACGGCCTGGTCATCGCCACCGGCACCGGCACGCATCCGGAGCTGATCAGGGCAGGCGTCGACGCCGGCATTCCGGTGTTCTGTGAGAAGCCGGTGGCCATGAACGTGGCGGATTCGCTTCCGGTCCTGGAGTACATCCGGGCCAACCGAGGCACCGTCCAGATCGGCCATCAGCGGCGGTTCGATGCCGGCTACCTCGAGGCAAAGCGCGCTTTCGAGGCAGGAGAGCTCGGCTGGATCCACTCGCTGCGCGCCGTCACCTGCGACATGGCGCCGCCGCCCGTGGAATTCCTGGCGACATCCGGCGGGCTGTTCCGGGACTGCTCGGTGCACGATTTCGACATCCTGCGCTGGCTCACCGGCCGGGAAATCGTCGAGGTCTACGCCAAAGGCTCCAACAACGGCGACCCCGCCATCGGTGCGGTGGGGGACGTGGACACGGCGCTGGCCTTCGTCACGTTCGACGACGGCACGCTCGGTTCCGTGGGAGCCTCGCGCTACAACGGGGCCGGGCATGATGTCCGGCTGGAAATCCAAGGCTCAGCCGGTTCCCTCATGGTGGGCCTGGACGAGAACTCGGCGCTGACGTCGGCGGAGGCGGGCATCGCGTTCCCGTCCGGAGAGTCCCACAAGACGTTCGCGGAGCGTTTTGACCAGGCCTACCGCTCCGAGATGGCGGCCTTCGTGGAGCTCGTGCTGGGCCGCCGGCAAAACCCGTGCACACCGGAGGACGCCGTGGCGGCTTCGCGCGTGGCGGACGCGGCGCAGGAGTCACTAGAAACCGGGCTGCCGGTGCGTCTGGCCGCCGCCATCGCCATCTAG
- a CDS encoding ATP-binding cassette domain-containing protein, with protein sequence MNAKQIDQQQLLKDEKDPLTHTPVHLLSLENVGKHYGNIVALTDVTMAVDNGRVTCVLGDNGAGKSTLIKIIAGLHQHDEGVLHIMGEERKFSSPRDALDVGIATVYQDLAVVPLMPIWRNFFLGSELTSGFGPFKSMDVQQMKDITKKELADMGIDLRDVEQPIGQLSGGERQCVAIARAVYFGAKVLILDEPTAALGVKQSGVVLRYILQARDRGLGVIFITHNPHHAFPVGDRFLLLKRGKSIGYYDKKDITLDELTAQMAGGAELAELAHELEQLGGHGDIVKEVQAEVAEAASAGTPTQLRA encoded by the coding sequence ATGAACGCCAAACAGATCGACCAGCAGCAGCTCCTCAAGGACGAGAAGGACCCGCTGACCCACACCCCCGTGCACCTGCTCTCGCTGGAGAACGTCGGCAAACACTACGGCAACATCGTTGCGCTCACCGACGTCACCATGGCAGTCGACAACGGCCGCGTCACCTGCGTCCTGGGCGACAACGGCGCCGGCAAGTCCACCCTGATCAAGATCATCGCCGGGCTGCACCAGCACGACGAAGGCGTCCTCCACATCATGGGTGAAGAGCGGAAGTTCAGCTCTCCCCGCGACGCACTCGACGTCGGCATCGCCACCGTCTACCAGGACCTCGCGGTGGTGCCGCTAATGCCCATTTGGCGGAACTTCTTCCTCGGCTCGGAACTGACCAGCGGCTTCGGCCCGTTCAAAAGCATGGACGTCCAGCAGATGAAGGACATCACCAAGAAGGAACTCGCGGACATGGGCATCGACCTCCGCGACGTCGAACAGCCCATCGGCCAGCTCTCCGGCGGTGAACGCCAGTGCGTCGCGATCGCCCGCGCCGTCTACTTCGGCGCGAAGGTGCTGATCCTGGACGAGCCGACGGCGGCCCTCGGCGTCAAGCAGTCCGGCGTGGTGCTGCGCTACATCCTGCAGGCCCGCGACCGCGGCCTCGGGGTCATCTTCATCACCCACAACCCGCACCACGCCTTCCCGGTCGGTGACCGGTTCCTGCTGCTCAAGCGCGGCAAATCGATCGGCTACTACGACAAGAAGGACATCACCCTCGACGAACTCACCGCCCAAATGGCCGGCGGCGCCGAACTCGCCGAACTCGCCCACGAGCTCGAACAGCTCGGCGGCCACGGCGACATCGTCAAGGAAGTCCAGGCCGAAGTCGCCGAGGCGGCAAGCGCCGGAACGCCGACCCAGCTGCGTGCCTGA
- a CDS encoding ABC transporter permease — protein MTITQTKPKPAAPDERVAKRSPFQKLLGRPEVGALVGAIVLFIFFALVSPTFTQPNAFATILYGSSTIGIMAVGVSLLMIGGEFDLSTGVAVISSALTASMFSWYFSTNVWVGVLLALVVSLSIGFINGWILMKTKLPSFIVTLATFLMLTGLNLGLTRLIGGGVSSPSISTMDGYKGAQAVFSSSVNIGGVDVKNTVFIWFALVAVASWVLLRTKVGNWIFAVGGDANAARAVGVPVKATKIGLFMAVGFCGWILGMHNLFAFDAVQSGEGVGNEFLYIIAAVIGGCLLTGGYGSAVGGAIGAFIFGMANKGIVYAQWNPDWFKFFLGLMLLLATIVNLIVKRRADSSK, from the coding sequence ATGACCATTACACAGACAAAGCCAAAGCCCGCGGCGCCCGATGAGCGGGTCGCCAAGCGCAGCCCGTTCCAGAAACTTCTCGGACGTCCGGAGGTCGGCGCCCTCGTGGGCGCGATCGTCCTCTTCATTTTCTTCGCGTTGGTGTCCCCGACGTTTACCCAGCCGAATGCCTTTGCGACCATTCTGTACGGCAGCTCCACGATCGGCATTATGGCCGTCGGGGTGTCCCTGCTGATGATCGGCGGAGAGTTTGACCTTTCCACCGGTGTGGCCGTGATCAGCTCGGCGCTGACGGCGTCAATGTTCAGCTGGTACTTCAGCACGAACGTGTGGGTCGGCGTCCTCCTGGCCTTGGTGGTGTCGCTGTCCATCGGCTTCATCAACGGCTGGATTTTGATGAAGACCAAGCTACCGTCCTTCATTGTGACACTGGCGACGTTCCTCATGCTTACCGGCCTGAACCTGGGCCTGACCCGGCTGATCGGCGGCGGGGTGTCCTCGCCGTCGATCTCCACAATGGACGGCTACAAGGGTGCGCAGGCGGTGTTTTCCTCCTCGGTGAACATCGGCGGCGTCGACGTGAAAAACACGGTGTTCATCTGGTTCGCGCTCGTGGCGGTGGCCTCATGGGTGCTGCTGCGCACCAAGGTGGGCAACTGGATCTTCGCTGTCGGCGGCGATGCGAACGCCGCCCGCGCCGTGGGTGTTCCCGTCAAGGCGACCAAGATCGGTCTGTTTATGGCGGTCGGTTTCTGCGGCTGGATCCTGGGCATGCACAACCTGTTCGCCTTCGACGCCGTCCAGTCCGGCGAAGGCGTGGGCAACGAATTCCTCTACATCATCGCCGCGGTCATCGGCGGCTGCCTCCTCACCGGCGGCTACGGCTCGGCCGTGGGCGGCGCGATCGGCGCATTCATCTTCGGCATGGCCAACAAGGGCATCGTCTACGCCCAGTGGAACCCGGACTGGTTCAAGTTCTTCCTGGGCCTGATGCTGCTCCTGGCCACCATCGTGAACCTGATCGTCAAGCGCCGCGCAGACTCAAGTAAGTAA
- a CDS encoding substrate-binding domain-containing protein → MKNFSWRKTALVAAVVPMLALSACSSTGGKPADTGNAAGGGGQAASTARIKVALITHAAAGDTFWDIVRKGAEEASAKDNVEILYTSDPEAGRQAQLVQQAIDQKVDGIAVTLATPDALKDVLKKAADAGIPIVSLNAGEGISAQLGAFTHFGSNEKLAGEAVGTRLAAGGYKHPVCVIQQQGHVGLEARCAGVKAKVPGTEILYVDGKDMTAVQSTATAKLQASKDADVIIGLGAPITLTLLKSVTDAGSSAKVASFDLNADLAQKIVDGAVLFTVDQQPWLQGYMSVDAIWQNKRGGFKLGGGQSVLTGPSVVDKSNAADVLKFAQQGIR, encoded by the coding sequence GTGAAGAACTTTTCCTGGCGGAAGACGGCTTTGGTAGCGGCCGTCGTGCCGATGCTGGCGCTCAGTGCATGTTCAAGCACCGGCGGTAAGCCCGCAGACACGGGCAATGCGGCTGGCGGTGGGGGCCAGGCAGCCAGCACCGCACGCATCAAGGTCGCCCTCATCACCCACGCTGCGGCGGGCGACACTTTCTGGGACATCGTCCGCAAGGGCGCCGAGGAGGCGTCGGCCAAGGACAACGTTGAAATCCTCTACACGTCGGATCCTGAAGCCGGCCGCCAGGCCCAGCTCGTGCAGCAGGCCATCGACCAGAAGGTCGACGGCATCGCTGTCACCCTCGCCACGCCGGATGCCCTTAAGGACGTCCTGAAGAAGGCGGCCGACGCTGGCATCCCCATCGTGAGCCTCAACGCCGGTGAGGGCATTTCGGCGCAGTTGGGAGCATTCACACACTTCGGTTCCAATGAGAAGCTCGCCGGCGAGGCTGTCGGCACCAGGCTCGCGGCAGGGGGCTACAAGCACCCGGTCTGCGTGATCCAGCAGCAGGGCCACGTCGGCCTTGAAGCGCGCTGCGCCGGCGTCAAAGCCAAGGTGCCCGGAACGGAAATCCTTTATGTCGACGGCAAGGACATGACCGCCGTTCAGTCCACCGCCACCGCCAAGCTCCAGGCTTCCAAGGACGCCGACGTCATCATCGGCCTCGGCGCCCCCATCACTCTCACGCTCCTCAAGTCGGTCACGGATGCCGGAAGCTCCGCCAAGGTTGCAAGCTTCGACCTGAACGCGGACCTCGCACAGAAGATCGTCGACGGAGCTGTTCTTTTCACTGTGGACCAGCAGCCGTGGCTGCAGGGGTACATGTCCGTTGACGCTATCTGGCAGAACAAGCGCGGCGGATTCAAGCTCGGCGGCGGCCAGTCGGTCCTCACCGGCCCGAGCGTCGTCGACAAGAGCAATGCGGCTGATGTCCTGAAATTCGCCCAGCAGGGTATCCGCTAA
- a CDS encoding GntR family transcriptional regulator, which yields MANQLHLSIDRSSPVPLYHQVVQGIEAAIHTGLLEPGSRLENEIDLAAQLNLSRPTMRKAMDELVRSGLLVRKRGVGTQVVSSQVRRPLELSSLYDDLTNNGSKPTTEVLTFAHIEADDATRQALHLPAGAKVYHFTRLRKVGGKPLALMENWVRDDITRIDEELLGSQGLYGILRSGGVNFRLATQRIGAMVANGYQAPLLETEPGSALVTMERTAVDDTGRNVETGHHVYRADSYSFEMTLVQR from the coding sequence ATGGCGAACCAACTTCACCTCAGCATCGACAGGTCGTCGCCGGTGCCGCTGTACCACCAGGTGGTCCAGGGCATCGAGGCCGCGATCCACACCGGGCTCCTGGAGCCAGGCAGCCGGCTGGAGAATGAAATAGATCTCGCCGCCCAGCTGAACCTCTCCCGGCCCACCATGCGCAAGGCCATGGATGAGCTGGTCCGCTCCGGGCTGCTGGTCCGGAAGCGCGGCGTGGGCACCCAGGTGGTTTCGAGCCAGGTCCGCCGGCCCCTGGAGCTGTCCAGCCTTTATGACGACCTCACCAACAACGGCAGCAAGCCCACCACCGAGGTCCTGACGTTCGCGCACATCGAGGCCGACGACGCCACGCGGCAGGCGCTGCACCTCCCGGCAGGCGCGAAGGTCTACCACTTCACCCGGCTGCGCAAGGTGGGCGGCAAGCCGCTGGCCCTGATGGAGAACTGGGTCCGCGATGACATCACGCGGATCGATGAGGAACTGCTCGGTTCCCAGGGCCTCTACGGCATTCTGCGCAGCGGCGGGGTCAACTTCCGGCTGGCCACGCAGCGGATCGGGGCGATGGTGGCCAACGGGTACCAGGCCCCGCTCCTCGAGACCGAGCCGGGCTCCGCGCTGGTCACCATGGAGCGCACCGCCGTGGACGACACCGGCCGGAACGTCGAGACGGGCCACCATGTGTACCGCGCCGATTCGTACAGCTTTGAAATGACCCTTGTGCAGCGCTAG
- the iolB gene encoding 5-deoxy-glucuronate isomerase has translation MADWVYPLGSAAEGCWDISLGTADSRLRVDGWAHTGLKVATLAPGAAVELPAAGEERIVIPLSGAFTVTVDGEKYQLAGRAGVFSGPSDVLYSGTGKAVTVSSSDGGRVAVATAPAKVQYPTRLITAAETPVELRGAGNCSRQVHNFGTPAALEADRFIVCEVITPAGNWSSYPPHKHDEENDGETRLEEIYYFETRVADLPGIAGPGEDADAIGYQRVYASDERPIDVAAEVRTGDVVLVPYGWHGPAMAAPGYDLYYLNVMAGPGRVRDWLISDDPHHGWVRQSWEGQDVDPRLPFRG, from the coding sequence ATGGCCGACTGGGTATATCCGCTGGGCAGCGCAGCCGAAGGCTGCTGGGACATCTCACTGGGAACGGCGGACTCCAGACTCCGCGTCGACGGGTGGGCGCACACGGGACTGAAGGTGGCAACGCTGGCCCCGGGTGCCGCCGTCGAACTCCCCGCCGCGGGCGAGGAACGGATCGTGATTCCGCTCAGCGGCGCCTTCACGGTGACCGTGGACGGTGAGAAGTACCAGCTGGCCGGCCGCGCCGGTGTCTTCAGCGGCCCCTCCGATGTGCTGTATTCCGGAACGGGGAAGGCCGTCACTGTCAGCTCGTCCGACGGCGGCCGGGTCGCGGTCGCCACGGCGCCCGCCAAGGTCCAGTACCCCACCCGCCTGATCACCGCGGCGGAGACGCCCGTGGAGCTGCGCGGCGCCGGAAACTGCTCGCGCCAGGTCCACAACTTTGGCACGCCGGCCGCGCTGGAGGCGGACCGTTTCATTGTGTGCGAGGTGATCACCCCCGCCGGCAACTGGTCCTCCTACCCTCCCCACAAGCACGACGAGGAGAACGACGGCGAGACGCGCCTCGAGGAGATCTACTACTTCGAGACCCGGGTGGCCGATCTTCCCGGCATCGCCGGGCCCGGGGAGGACGCTGACGCCATCGGCTACCAGCGGGTCTATGCCTCGGACGAGCGGCCCATCGATGTCGCCGCGGAGGTTCGCACCGGCGACGTGGTCCTGGTCCCCTACGGCTGGCACGGTCCGGCGATGGCCGCGCCCGGCTACGACCTGTACTACCTCAATGTCATGGCCGGCCCCGGCCGCGTCCGCGACTGGCTCATCAGCGACGACCCCCACCACGGGTGGGTCCGCCAGAGCTGGGAAGGCCAGGACGTGGATCCCCGGCTGCCGTTCCGCGGCTAG
- a CDS encoding aldo/keto reductase produces the protein MNTAPIPTVTLNNGVRMPQLGFGVFQVPDDDTAAAVSAALAAGYRSIDTAAIYGNEAGTGRALAESGIAREELFVTSKVWVADLGYDATLAAYESSLEKLGLDYLDLYLIHWPAPATDGYLESWRALEKLLRDGRVRAIGVSNFLPEHLEKLIGLGGTVPAVNQVELHPALQQRDVAASNAAHGVATEAWSPLAQGAVLGEPAVTAIAAEHGVSPAQVILRWHLQQGRIIIPKSVTPARIRENLDLFGFELADTELAAIDALERDGRTGPHPAEFNG, from the coding sequence ATGAACACCGCCCCGATCCCCACCGTCACGCTCAACAACGGCGTCCGGATGCCGCAGCTCGGCTTCGGCGTCTTCCAGGTGCCCGACGACGACACCGCCGCCGCGGTCAGTGCGGCTCTTGCCGCCGGTTACCGGAGCATCGATACCGCCGCCATCTACGGAAACGAGGCCGGCACCGGCCGGGCCCTGGCGGAGTCCGGGATAGCCCGGGAGGAACTGTTCGTCACGTCCAAGGTGTGGGTTGCAGACCTCGGCTACGACGCCACCCTTGCCGCCTACGAGTCGAGCCTGGAAAAGCTGGGCCTGGATTACCTGGACCTCTACCTCATCCACTGGCCGGCTCCGGCCACGGACGGCTACCTCGAGTCCTGGCGGGCCCTGGAAAAGCTGCTGCGGGACGGCCGGGTCAGGGCGATCGGCGTGTCCAACTTCCTGCCGGAGCACCTGGAGAAACTGATCGGCCTGGGCGGAACCGTCCCGGCGGTCAATCAGGTGGAGCTGCATCCGGCGCTCCAGCAGCGGGACGTCGCCGCGTCCAACGCGGCCCACGGCGTAGCCACCGAGGCGTGGAGTCCGCTGGCGCAGGGTGCCGTGCTGGGGGAGCCGGCCGTCACCGCCATCGCCGCGGAGCACGGTGTGTCGCCCGCCCAGGTGATCCTCCGCTGGCACCTGCAGCAGGGCCGCATCATCATTCCGAAGTCGGTCACTCCGGCGCGGATCCGCGAGAACCTGGACCTGTTCGGCTTTGAGCTGGCGGACACCGAGCTGGCCGCCATCGATGCACTCGAGCGCGACGGCCGGACCGGCCCGCATCCCGCTGAATTCAACGGGTAA
- a CDS encoding MFS transporter → MPIGLIALALGGFGIGLTEFVIMGLLPEVAADFRVSEASAGWLISGYALAVVVGALGLTAAVTRFERKPVLAVLLVLFIAGNLISAAAPDYWTMMIGRIVAALAHGAFFGIGAVVAAGMVAPTKKAGAIAIMFTGLTAANVLGVPFGTMLGQAAGWRSTFWAITGIGVLAFAGILALVPKAGHGDTAPGGLRSELRAFRSGQVWLSILVTILGYGGMFGAFTYIAFTLTQISGFAAPTVPWLLIVFGVGLFIGNTLGGKAADRNVDRTLLVVLSVLVVVLVAFALTAGNQTLTIASLVLMGGFGFATVPGLQMRVMKYAEGAPTLASGANIGAFNVGNALGAWLGGVTITAGLGYTSPIWAGAGITLLGLAVMAFAAAKAPATPRPVTAPADSDASDALAPAVPAAR, encoded by the coding sequence ATGCCTATTGGCCTGATTGCCCTCGCCCTCGGCGGGTTCGGCATCGGACTCACCGAGTTCGTCATCATGGGCCTGCTGCCCGAAGTGGCCGCGGACTTCCGGGTCAGCGAGGCCTCGGCGGGCTGGCTGATCTCCGGCTACGCGCTCGCCGTCGTGGTCGGAGCACTGGGGCTGACCGCCGCGGTGACCCGTTTCGAGCGGAAACCCGTGCTCGCCGTCCTGCTGGTTCTGTTCATCGCCGGCAACCTCATCTCCGCCGCGGCCCCCGACTACTGGACCATGATGATCGGCCGCATCGTGGCAGCCCTGGCGCACGGCGCCTTCTTCGGCATCGGCGCGGTGGTGGCCGCCGGCATGGTGGCCCCCACCAAGAAGGCCGGAGCCATCGCCATCATGTTCACCGGGCTGACCGCCGCCAATGTGCTCGGCGTCCCCTTCGGCACCATGCTGGGCCAGGCCGCGGGCTGGCGCTCCACCTTCTGGGCCATCACCGGCATCGGCGTGTTGGCCTTCGCCGGGATCCTGGCCCTCGTGCCGAAGGCCGGCCACGGTGACACGGCGCCCGGCGGATTGCGGAGCGAACTGCGCGCATTCCGTTCAGGCCAGGTCTGGCTTTCAATCCTGGTGACCATCCTTGGCTACGGCGGCATGTTCGGCGCCTTCACCTACATCGCCTTCACGCTCACCCAGATCTCCGGATTCGCCGCGCCCACCGTCCCCTGGCTGCTGATCGTGTTCGGCGTGGGCCTCTTCATCGGCAACACGCTCGGCGGGAAGGCTGCCGACCGGAACGTGGACCGCACGCTTCTCGTCGTCCTGTCGGTCCTGGTGGTGGTCCTCGTGGCCTTCGCCCTGACGGCCGGCAACCAGACCCTCACCATCGCCTCCCTGGTGCTGATGGGCGGGTTCGGCTTCGCCACCGTGCCGGGCCTGCAGATGCGGGTCATGAAATACGCCGAGGGCGCCCCCACCCTCGCGTCCGGCGCCAACATCGGCGCGTTCAACGTGGGCAACGCCCTGGGTGCATGGCTGGGCGGCGTGACCATCACCGCCGGCCTGGGCTACACCTCGCCCATCTGGGCCGGTGCCGGCATCACGCTGCTGGGCCTGGCCGTCATGGCCTTCGCCGCGGCCAAGGCCCCCGCCACGCCGCGCCCCGTCACCGCTCCGGCAGATTCCGACGCCTCCGACGCACTCGCTCCCGCGGTGCCGGCCGCCCGCTGA
- a CDS encoding MarR family winged helix-turn-helix transcriptional regulator, giving the protein MGIKDDAVEVRAQGWRTLAALHGLIEAELERSLQAGAQLSVVEYTVLDALSRQDGWHMRMQQLARATALSASATTRLVNRLEDRGLLTRILCADDRRGIYTELTENGIKLLEEARPVHDATLERTLAEAQEVPELATLVDALPRLHARL; this is encoded by the coding sequence ATGGGCATCAAGGACGACGCCGTGGAAGTGCGCGCGCAGGGCTGGCGGACCCTCGCGGCGCTGCACGGGCTGATCGAGGCGGAACTCGAACGCTCGCTGCAGGCCGGGGCGCAGCTGTCCGTCGTGGAGTACACCGTGCTGGACGCGCTCAGCCGGCAGGACGGCTGGCACATGCGCATGCAGCAGCTGGCGCGGGCAACCGCGCTGAGCGCGAGCGCCACCACCCGGCTGGTCAACCGGCTGGAGGACCGCGGCCTGCTGACGCGCATCCTCTGCGCCGACGACCGCCGCGGCATCTACACCGAGCTCACGGAAAACGGCATCAAGCTGCTGGAGGAGGCCCGCCCGGTGCACGATGCAACGCTGGAGCGGACCCTGGCCGAGGCCCAGGAAGTCCCCGAGCTGGCCACGCTGGTGGACGCCCTCCCCCGGCTGCACGCCCGCCTCTAA